The following are from one region of the Deltaproteobacteria bacterium genome:
- a CDS encoding NADH-quinone oxidoreductase subunit M has protein sequence MSILGIPILSLMIFLPVAGILVLFFVPKEREGLIKNFSLLVTLLVFAVSLAVLARFDGSLDVMQMVEKRSWLPGYGIQYFLGIDGISLWLVLLTTFLMPISVLASYSGIRKNIKEYMIFMLLLETGMVGVFLALDLFLFYIFWELMLIPMYFLIGVWGGERRIYAAIKFFLYTMAGSVLMLVAILALAFYNKGVTGEFTFDLLELYRLNMPAKLQLYMFGAFFLAFAFKVPMFPFHTWLPDAHVEAPTAGSVILAGVLLKMGTYGFLRFAMPLFPQATVDLVPVISVLAIIGIIYGALVAMVQKDVKKLVAYSSVSHLGFVMLGMFALNIQGIEGGIIQMINHGLSTGALFLIVGIIYERTHTRLIENFGGLSRVVPLFAAFFMVITLSSIGLPGLNGFVGEFLILLGAFKVNKTFAVLAATGVILAAVYMLWMFQRVMFGKVTREANRKIADMNLREIAYMLPIILFIVWIGVYPQPFLRKMDASVKHLIHQVESRVQVAEKDRPYHERIMARYFETDGETR, from the coding sequence ATGAGCATACTCGGCATTCCCATTCTGTCCCTGATGATCTTTTTGCCCGTGGCGGGCATTCTGGTCCTCTTTTTCGTGCCGAAGGAGAGGGAGGGGCTCATAAAGAACTTCTCTCTCCTGGTGACCCTGCTGGTCTTCGCCGTGTCCCTCGCCGTCCTTGCCCGGTTCGACGGGAGCCTCGATGTCATGCAGATGGTCGAGAAACGGTCGTGGCTTCCCGGTTACGGCATCCAGTACTTTCTGGGTATCGACGGGATCAGCCTCTGGCTCGTTCTTCTCACCACCTTTTTGATGCCCATTTCCGTTCTCGCATCCTATTCGGGGATAAGGAAGAACATAAAAGAGTACATGATATTCATGCTGCTGCTCGAGACGGGGATGGTCGGCGTGTTCCTCGCCCTGGACCTCTTTCTCTTCTACATCTTCTGGGAGCTGATGCTGATACCCATGTACTTTCTGATCGGCGTGTGGGGGGGAGAGCGGCGCATATACGCGGCCATCAAGTTCTTCCTCTACACGATGGCGGGGTCCGTCCTCATGCTCGTTGCGATCCTTGCCCTCGCGTTCTACAACAAGGGCGTGACGGGAGAGTTCACCTTCGACCTTCTCGAGCTGTACCGGCTCAACATGCCCGCCAAGTTGCAGCTCTACATGTTCGGCGCATTCTTCCTGGCCTTCGCCTTCAAGGTGCCCATGTTCCCCTTCCACACGTGGCTTCCCGACGCGCACGTGGAGGCGCCGACTGCAGGCTCCGTCATTCTTGCCGGCGTGCTGCTGAAGATGGGGACCTACGGTTTCCTGCGCTTCGCCATGCCCCTCTTCCCGCAGGCGACGGTCGACCTGGTCCCTGTCATATCGGTTCTCGCCATCATCGGCATCATCTACGGGGCGCTGGTGGCGATGGTGCAGAAGGACGTGAAGAAGCTCGTGGCCTACTCCTCCGTCTCCCACCTGGGGTTCGTCATGCTCGGGATGTTCGCCCTCAACATCCAGGGGATCGAGGGGGGTATCATACAGATGATCAACCACGGACTCTCCACGGGAGCCCTCTTTTTGATCGTGGGGATCATATACGAGAGGACCCACACGCGGCTCATCGAGAACTTCGGCGGCCTCTCCCGGGTGGTGCCGCTCTTTGCCGCCTTCTTCATGGTGATCACCCTCTCCTCCATCGGGCTTCCCGGCCTGAACGGTTTCGTCGGCGAATTCCTCATCCTTCTCGGGGCATTCAAGGTGAACAAGACTTTCGCGGTGCTCGCCGCCACCGGGGTCATACTCGCCGCCGTCTACATGCTCTGGATGTTCCAGCGGGTCATGTTCGGCAAGGTGACCAGGGAGGCGAACAGAAAAATCGCCGATATGAACCTGCGGGAAATAGCGTACATGCTTCCCATCATCCTGTTCATCGTCTGGATCGGCGTGTATCCCCAGCCCTTCCTCCGGAAGATGGATGCGTCGGTGAAACACCTGATCCACCAGGTGGAGTCCAGGGTTCAGGTCGCGGAAAAAGACCGGCCCTACCACGAGCGGATCATGGCGCGCTATTTTGAAACAGACGGGGAAACGAGGTAA